A window of Microcystis aeruginosa FD4 contains these coding sequences:
- a CDS encoding PD-(D/E)XK nuclease family protein yields MSYSLWRSLKPAIGYENWHCQTKRGFEKARNKEPEVKRLLSQDNQPQKIGKLAQRGVFEFHQEPVRLSDPHGVEQVAEILQLNQESPEIQAKILVILNNYYQQPILLNQEIINLSRGDEGYPEPIVIEQGNYRFNLSAAFDCIFREADHTIHILDLKTGQSNFDRRQAHVYLLAASYLYPHKKIVASFYNLETQTISEKITLSSEAIEAVKIELASLSRKHQQQLQKYKDHPEDFYYIFTPQSGYACRHCPFTSICDYANKEV; encoded by the coding sequence ATGAGCTATAGTCTTTGGCGATCGCTAAAACCAGCGATTGGCTATGAGAATTGGCATTGTCAGACAAAACGGGGGTTTGAAAAAGCGCGAAACAAAGAACCAGAAGTTAAAAGGTTGCTATCACAAGATAATCAACCGCAAAAAATTGGTAAGTTGGCACAAAGAGGAGTTTTTGAGTTTCATCAAGAGCCGGTGAGATTATCTGATCCTCATGGGGTGGAACAAGTAGCAGAAATCCTGCAATTAAATCAAGAATCGCCAGAAATTCAAGCTAAGATTTTAGTGATTTTAAACAATTACTATCAACAACCAATTTTATTGAATCAAGAGATTATTAATTTATCTAGAGGCGATGAAGGTTATCCAGAACCTATTGTTATCGAGCAAGGTAACTATCGGTTTAATTTGTCCGCTGCCTTTGATTGTATTTTTAGAGAAGCTGATCACACCATACATATTTTAGATTTGAAAACTGGTCAATCTAATTTTGATCGTCGTCAGGCTCATGTTTATTTACTGGCAGCTAGTTACCTTTATCCTCATAAAAAAATTGTCGCTTCTTTTTACAATTTAGAAACCCAAACAATATCCGAAAAGATAACCCTGTCTTCAGAGGCAATAGAAGCAGTTAAAATCGAACTAGCTTCCCTGTCCAGAAAACATCAGCAACAACTACAAAAATATAAAGATCACCCCGAAGATTTTTATTATATCTTTACGCCGCAAAGTGGCTATGCCTGTCGTCATTGTCCTTTTACATCGATTTGTGATTATGCAAATAAGGAGGTTTAG
- a CDS encoding Piwi domain-containing protein, with amino-acid sequence MNYTVAKTANTSLFLSEITCLTLNNSCWNCFKLNHQVTRKIGNRFSWQFSHKFPDVVVIFEDNCFWLLAKDEKSLPSPQQWKEALSDIQEVLREDIGDHYYSIHWLKDFQITALVKAQLAIRILKIFGKFSYPIVFPKDSKTTENQVQVRREVNFWAEIINDTYPAICLTVESSIVHSGDLEQFYENHPYRQDAAKLLVGLKVKAIETNGTAKIIKIAGTIEEKREELLTKATGSISRRKLEEADLGQPVVAVKFGKNPQEYIYPLAALKPCMTDKDESLFQVNYGELLKATKIPYVERQKLLQLYKQEAQKTLNNFGVQLRETSINSKKDPQFFWTPSLSLKQTPILFGKGERGEKGDIIKGLSRGGVYKRHREYEDPARKIRLAILKPANLKVGDFREQLQNRLDRYKFNTILPPENQINFSVEGVGFEKRARLEEAVDQLIGGEIPVDIALVFLPQEDRNADNTEEGSLYSWIKRKFLDRGVITQMIYEKTLNDKSNYNNILNQVVPGILAKLGNLPYVLAEPLEIADYFIGLDVGRIPKKNLPGSLNVCASVRLYGKQGEFVRCRVEDSLTEGEEIPQRMLEKFLPQAELKNQKVLIYRDGKFQGKEVDNLLARARAINAKLILVECYKTGIPRLYNLEQNNLEQNNLEQNNLEQNNLKQKQINAPSKGLAFALSKREVILITSQVSEQIGVPRPLRLKVHELGEPVDLKQLVDTTLKLTLLHYGSLKEPRLPIPLYGADIIAYRRLQGIYPSLLEDDCQFWL; translated from the coding sequence ATGAATTACACAGTAGCTAAGACAGCCAATACTTCGCTGTTTTTGAGTGAAATTACTTGCTTAACTCTCAATAATAGTTGTTGGAATTGTTTTAAGCTCAATCATCAAGTTACTAGAAAAATAGGTAATCGTTTTAGTTGGCAATTCAGTCATAAGTTTCCTGATGTGGTGGTTATTTTTGAAGATAATTGTTTTTGGTTATTAGCTAAAGATGAAAAATCTCTTCCCTCTCCACAACAGTGGAAAGAAGCTTTATCAGATATTCAAGAGGTTTTACGAGAAGATATTGGCGATCACTATTATTCTATTCATTGGCTAAAAGACTTTCAGATAACAGCTTTAGTTAAAGCACAATTAGCAATTAGAATTCTGAAAATATTTGGTAAATTTTCCTATCCAATAGTTTTTCCGAAAGATAGTAAGACAACTGAAAATCAAGTACAGGTAAGGAGAGAAGTTAATTTTTGGGCAGAAATCATCAATGACACTTATCCAGCTATTTGTTTAACTGTTGAAAGTAGTATTGTCCATAGTGGAGATTTAGAACAGTTTTATGAAAATCATCCCTATAGACAAGATGCTGCTAAATTATTAGTAGGTTTAAAGGTTAAAGCTATAGAAACCAATGGAACGGCTAAAATCATTAAAATAGCGGGTACAATTGAGGAAAAAAGAGAGGAGTTATTAACAAAAGCCACGGGTTCAATTAGTCGAAGAAAATTAGAAGAAGCTGATCTGGGGCAACCAGTGGTAGCGGTAAAATTTGGCAAAAATCCCCAGGAGTATATTTATCCATTGGCAGCTTTAAAACCCTGTATGACAGATAAAGATGAGAGTTTATTTCAAGTCAATTACGGAGAGTTATTAAAAGCAACAAAAATTCCCTATGTTGAACGACAAAAACTATTACAATTATATAAACAGGAAGCACAAAAGACTTTAAATAACTTTGGGGTTCAGTTAAGAGAAACAAGCATTAACAGTAAAAAAGACCCCCAATTCTTTTGGACTCCTTCTCTTTCTCTTAAGCAAACTCCTATCTTATTTGGTAAGGGAGAAAGGGGAGAAAAAGGAGACATTATCAAAGGATTATCGAGGGGGGGTGTCTATAAACGTCATCGAGAATATGAGGATCCTGCTCGTAAGATTCGTTTAGCTATTCTCAAACCAGCTAATTTAAAAGTGGGAGATTTTAGAGAACAATTACAAAATCGATTAGACCGTTATAAATTTAATACCATTTTGCCACCAGAGAATCAAATAAATTTCTCTGTCGAAGGTGTAGGATTTGAAAAAAGAGCTAGACTGGAAGAAGCAGTTGATCAATTAATTGGAGGAGAAATTCCTGTAGATATTGCTTTAGTCTTTCTTCCCCAAGAGGATCGCAATGCTGATAATACTGAAGAAGGAAGTTTATATTCGTGGATTAAAAGAAAGTTTCTGGATCGTGGAGTTATAACTCAAATGATTTATGAAAAGACTTTAAATGATAAGAGCAACTATAACAATATTCTCAATCAAGTTGTCCCCGGAATCCTAGCCAAATTAGGAAATTTACCCTATGTCCTTGCTGAACCTCTAGAAATTGCCGATTATTTTATTGGTTTAGATGTGGGAAGGATTCCTAAAAAAAATCTTCCGGGGAGTCTCAATGTTTGTGCCAGTGTGCGACTATATGGAAAACAGGGAGAATTTGTTCGCTGTCGGGTAGAAGATAGTTTAACCGAGGGAGAAGAAATTCCTCAACGTATGCTGGAAAAATTTTTACCGCAAGCTGAACTAAAAAATCAGAAAGTTCTCATTTACAGAGATGGTAAATTTCAAGGAAAGGAGGTTGACAATTTACTAGCAAGAGCTAGGGCAATTAATGCTAAATTGATTCTCGTAGAATGTTATAAGACTGGCATTCCTAGACTTTATAATCTTGAGCAAAATAATCTTGAGCAAAATAATCTTGAGCAAAATAATCTTGAGCAAAATAATCTTAAGCAAAAACAGATAAATGCTCCCTCAAAAGGATTAGCTTTTGCTTTATCAAAGCGGGAAGTTATCCTGATAACGTCCCAAGTTTCTGAACAAATAGGTGTTCCTCGTCCCTTACGCTTAAAAGTTCATGAATTAGGAGAGCCAGTAGATTTAAAACAGTTAGTTGACACTACGTTAAAACTCACTTTACTTCACTATGGTTCTCTCAAAGAACCCCGTTTACCTATCCCTTTGTATGGAGCGGACATTATTGCTTATCGACGCTTACAAGGAATTTATCCTAGTTTATTAGAAGATGATTGTCAATTCTGGCTTTAG
- a CDS encoding helix-turn-helix domain-containing protein — protein MSETFGQVIRKARREEEYSQRELAQLIGVDYTYLSKLENDHAGYPPSQQVIESLATHLKLNAQKLGELAGRLSSDDQKVFKELVQKYQQMPILLRRMKDNPNFAQKIISEATKLATEE, from the coding sequence GTGTCAGAAACATTTGGACAGGTTATCCGCAAAGCTCGTCGAGAGGAAGAATATAGCCAGAGAGAACTAGCTCAGTTGATTGGGGTGGACTATACCTATCTATCGAAGCTAGAAAATGATCATGCGGGTTATCCTCCTAGTCAGCAGGTTATTGAGTCCTTAGCGACTCATTTAAAATTAAATGCTCAAAAATTAGGAGAATTGGCGGGACGACTGAGTTCAGATGATCAAAAAGTCTTCAAAGAGTTAGTTCAAAAATACCAACAAATGCCGATTTTATTGCGTCGCATGAAAGACAATCCCAATTTTGCCCAAAAAATTATTTCTGAGGCGACAAAATTAGCAACAGAGGAGTAA
- a CDS encoding ImmA/IrrE family metallo-endopeptidase: MDIIKPYSFIPKAEIEAQADNILKKVKANRRRPLKNCDIAEAAADYFDLAIEWTDIKPDQEGEIAAMIIPTEKKIILNEDVKFLKDSQNSSLAKEGFKNSSLAHEIGHFVLHINQTAVSNFLDRINQGDSLETIQPFLCRRVDSSQRIEWQAQYFASCLLMPMSELEKVIKGRDLTKWGHLYAIADELGVTITNLRSRLESLHWIKVDKKVIYRGSNFPKR; this comes from the coding sequence TTGGATATTATTAAACCCTATAGTTTTATTCCCAAAGCAGAGATTGAAGCTCAGGCAGACAATATTCTGAAGAAAGTAAAAGCTAATCGTCGTCGTCCCTTAAAAAATTGCGATATTGCGGAAGCAGCGGCTGATTATTTTGATTTAGCTATTGAATGGACGGATATAAAGCCAGATCAAGAGGGAGAAATCGCCGCCATGATTATTCCCACAGAAAAGAAAATTATTCTTAATGAAGATGTAAAATTCTTAAAAGATTCTCAAAATTCATCCCTAGCAAAAGAAGGTTTTAAAAATTCGAGTTTAGCTCATGAAATTGGTCATTTTGTCCTTCATATTAATCAAACGGCCGTCTCTAACTTTTTGGATCGAATCAATCAGGGAGATTCCTTAGAGACAATTCAACCTTTTCTGTGTCGGAGAGTTGATTCTAGCCAAAGAATTGAATGGCAAGCTCAATATTTTGCCAGTTGTTTACTAATGCCAATGAGTGAGTTAGAGAAAGTCATCAAGGGCCGTGACTTGACAAAATGGGGACATTTGTATGCGATCGCCGACGAGTTGGGAGTAACTATTACTAATCTTAGAAGTCGTTTAGAAAGTCTCCATTGGATTAAAGTCGATAAAAAAGTAATTTATCGGGGCAGTAATTTTCCCAAGAGATAG